In Dyadobacter sp. NIV53, a single window of DNA contains:
- a CDS encoding AraC family transcriptional regulator, which translates to MEDQLVSTISGFNTNDLKLKGFKVYEIETAVSPVPKYSRRDFYKVCMITGKTLIHYADKGIELDDTFLFFANPHIPYSSEVLCPEQTGYACLFTEEFLKTNDRSESLQQSPLFKLGGTPLFTLDQEQKEFLTTIYKKMLKEQDADYVYKDELVRNYINLIIHEALKLEPSDNFFVHKNASSRITSLFLELLERQFPIESPVSPLILKTAQDYAARLSVHVNHLNRSVREVTGKSTTTLITDRIIIEAKALLQHTDWSIGDIGYGLGFDYPTHFNNYFKKATGVVPKSVRA; encoded by the coding sequence ATGGAAGATCAACTGGTTTCTACAATATCCGGGTTTAATACGAATGACCTTAAACTGAAAGGTTTCAAAGTGTATGAAATAGAAACGGCTGTGAGCCCGGTTCCTAAATACAGCCGGAGAGACTTTTACAAGGTTTGTATGATTACCGGAAAGACGCTTATTCATTACGCCGACAAGGGAATTGAACTGGACGATACATTTTTGTTTTTTGCCAATCCGCATATTCCATATTCGTCGGAAGTATTATGCCCGGAGCAAACCGGTTACGCCTGCCTGTTCACTGAAGAATTTCTTAAAACCAACGACCGCTCTGAAAGTTTACAGCAATCGCCTTTATTCAAACTGGGTGGTACGCCATTATTTACGCTGGATCAGGAGCAAAAGGAGTTTTTGACCACGATATATAAAAAGATGCTTAAAGAACAGGATGCTGATTATGTGTATAAGGATGAGCTGGTTCGGAATTATATTAACCTGATTATCCATGAAGCTTTAAAGCTGGAACCATCCGATAATTTTTTTGTACATAAAAATGCTTCGTCACGTATTACTTCACTTTTTCTTGAATTACTGGAGAGACAGTTTCCGATTGAAAGTCCGGTTAGCCCGCTGATTTTGAAAACCGCGCAAGATTACGCGGCAAGGCTTTCTGTGCATGTCAACCATTTGAACCGTTCAGTCCGGGAAGTAACAGGTAAGTCCACAACAACCCTGATCACCGACAGGATTATCATTGAGGCAAAAGCACTTTTACAGCATACCGACTGGAGTATCGGGGATATCGGTTACGGCCTTGGGTTTGATTATCCCACACATTTTAACAATTATTTCAAAAAAGCCACTGGTGTTGTACCAAAGTCAGTTCGCGCATAA
- a CDS encoding molybdopterin cofactor-binding domain-containing protein: MNSSSKPLSRRDFLQYAGLSGTALLLGLSRSSAGTDKLEIASGTSADSIQFTPYIRIDPKGTIIIYNTRPEMGQGTFQSVPALICEELEVSLDQVTIKQSNGEKELGNMQRAGGSASIRTGYMELRKIGAAAREMLVLAASTKWKVDVASCKAEAGKVIHIPTQKVLTYGELAQEASLLEIPKEPKLKDKKDFKILTKDIRRPDVPMKTNGTAEFGIDVDVPGMVYATIARCPVLGGTLKSFDASETLKIPGVEKVVEVERTVGKYHYVGVAVIANSYWTAIKGRKLLKINWDTKGYETFSSAKYEEHLRLLAGQEGLLDKNAGDVEKVNLPAGRIVSAFYETPMVAHHTMEPVNCIAHVQGDKLEIWTSTQVPSTLTGSGPDDLHKHTGFAPENIKLHAKFIGGGLGRRLYIDYIIETVNLAKQVGKPVKVIWSREDTTVMGPFRPMTFSQLQGGISEEGNLVMFQHKVISPSYFDSLQSNWDKTKVDKIMVEGIAEQAYEIPNLKTSYVRADYHVPVAAWRSVTSSTLSFPHECFIDELAAKAGRDPLAFRLAMMTKDSDAKRVLLKLKELSNWDKPLPKGKARGIAQWEFFAGLCAQVVEISMQNDGSIKVNKVIAVIDLGEVVSPDNVRNQVEGAIVMALGAATKPGITLANGKVQQSNFHDNPVLRINEMPAIEVHILAEGGKVKGVGEPGLPPFAPALGNAIFALTGKRVRKMPIDLANV, encoded by the coding sequence ATGAACAGTTCTTCCAAACCATTGTCCCGCCGGGATTTTCTGCAATACGCCGGTTTGTCTGGTACAGCCTTGTTACTTGGCCTCTCACGCTCCTCGGCAGGTACCGACAAATTGGAAATTGCCTCTGGTACCTCAGCTGATTCCATTCAATTTACGCCTTACATCCGAATTGATCCAAAAGGAACTATAATTATTTATAATACAAGGCCGGAAATGGGGCAGGGTACATTCCAGTCTGTTCCGGCATTGATCTGTGAGGAACTTGAAGTGTCGCTGGATCAGGTTACGATAAAACAATCGAATGGTGAGAAAGAATTAGGAAATATGCAGCGTGCTGGCGGCAGCGCATCCATTCGTACCGGTTACATGGAGCTTCGGAAAATAGGTGCCGCGGCAAGGGAAATGCTGGTACTCGCGGCAAGTACAAAATGGAAAGTGGATGTGGCCAGTTGCAAAGCAGAAGCTGGCAAAGTGATCCATATTCCCACACAGAAAGTTTTAACCTATGGAGAATTGGCACAGGAAGCATCGTTGCTGGAAATTCCAAAAGAACCGAAATTAAAGGACAAAAAGGACTTTAAAATTTTAACAAAGGACATAAGAAGGCCGGATGTTCCTATGAAAACAAATGGTACCGCCGAATTTGGTATTGATGTGGACGTGCCAGGTATGGTTTACGCTACCATTGCCCGATGTCCGGTTCTGGGCGGCACATTAAAGAGCTTTGATGCCAGCGAAACCCTGAAAATACCTGGCGTTGAAAAGGTCGTGGAAGTAGAAAGAACAGTGGGGAAATATCATTATGTGGGTGTTGCTGTAATAGCCAATAGTTACTGGACTGCAATAAAAGGGCGAAAATTGCTTAAAATTAACTGGGATACCAAGGGTTATGAAACTTTCAGTTCAGCCAAATATGAAGAACATCTGAGGTTACTGGCTGGCCAGGAAGGTTTATTGGACAAAAATGCTGGCGACGTTGAAAAAGTAAATTTACCAGCTGGCCGAATTGTAAGTGCTTTTTATGAAACGCCGATGGTGGCGCATCATACTATGGAGCCGGTCAACTGCATAGCGCATGTACAAGGCGATAAACTTGAAATCTGGACATCCACGCAAGTGCCTTCCACACTAACAGGGAGCGGGCCGGATGATTTGCACAAACACACAGGTTTTGCTCCGGAAAATATAAAACTGCACGCTAAATTTATAGGCGGGGGCCTGGGACGGAGACTATATATAGACTACATCATTGAGACTGTCAATCTGGCAAAGCAAGTCGGTAAACCTGTGAAAGTGATCTGGTCGCGTGAGGATACAACCGTAATGGGGCCATTCCGACCTATGACTTTTTCACAACTGCAAGGCGGCATTTCAGAAGAAGGTAACCTGGTGATGTTCCAGCATAAAGTGATCAGCCCTTCCTACTTTGATTCACTCCAAAGCAATTGGGATAAAACCAAGGTTGATAAAATAATGGTGGAAGGCATTGCGGAGCAGGCATACGAAATTCCCAACCTGAAAACGTCGTACGTAAGGGCTGATTATCATGTTCCGGTTGCAGCCTGGCGGTCGGTCACCAGTTCAACTTTATCTTTTCCACACGAATGCTTTATTGATGAGCTTGCGGCAAAAGCCGGCCGGGATCCGTTGGCTTTCCGGTTGGCGATGATGACCAAAGATTCCGATGCAAAACGCGTGTTACTTAAACTGAAAGAACTGAGTAACTGGGATAAACCACTTCCAAAAGGCAAAGCCAGGGGTATTGCGCAATGGGAATTTTTTGCAGGGCTATGTGCACAGGTTGTTGAGATCAGCATGCAGAATGACGGCTCGATTAAAGTAAACAAGGTCATTGCCGTTATTGATTTGGGTGAAGTTGTGAGTCCTGATAATGTACGAAACCAGGTCGAGGGAGCTATTGTGATGGCTCTTGGCGCGGCGACAAAACCGGGAATTACCCTGGCAAATGGCAAAGTGCAGCAAAGTAATTTTCATGATAATCCGGTTTTGCGTATCAACGAAATGCCAGCGATCGAAGTACACATATTGGCCGAAGGAGGAAAAGTAAAAGGTGTTGGTGAGCCTGGATTGCCTCCGTTTGCTCCCGCGCTGGGCAACGCTATTTTCGCATTAACAGGCAAACGTGTTAGAAAAATGCCTATTGATCTGGCGAATGTGTAA
- a CDS encoding cupin domain-containing protein translates to MNQTDKEQTAIPEGATQAPSDYFTGTAWIKTMVPANDETDCTVSDVTFEPGARNNWHTHPNGQILVATLGTGYYQEKGKPIQILQKGDAVNIAPDVLHWHGASPDSRFTHCH, encoded by the coding sequence ATGAATCAAACAGATAAAGAACAAACTGCTATACCCGAAGGTGCAACTCAGGCGCCTTCCGATTACTTTACTGGTACTGCGTGGATCAAAACAATGGTACCCGCCAATGACGAAACGGATTGCACAGTAAGCGATGTCACTTTTGAGCCGGGAGCGAGAAATAATTGGCATACCCATCCAAACGGACAAATTTTGGTTGCCACTTTGGGCACTGGTTATTATCAGGAAAAGGGCAAACCGATTCAAATTCTGCAAAAAGGCGATGCCGTTAATATAGCGCCTGATGTCTTGCATTGGCACGGTGCTTCTCCTGACAGCCGTTTTACACATTGCCATTAA
- a CDS encoding SDR family oxidoreductase: protein MMMKTEKVWFITGAGRGMGVDIAKAALAAGNKVVATGRNIEKVKNALGDSENLLVVKLDITNVAEAVEAVKSAVERFGRIDVLVNNAASFYAGYFEELSIEQIEKQIATSLFGPMKVTRAVLPTMRSQRSGHIITISSTASLVGIPFCTAYASSKFGTDGWMKSMQLEIAPFGIHTTIVNPGFFRTELLTDESTAYAESKIEDYDEGRAQQMQFWASANGQQSGDPAKLADALIILSNEPVPPLRFIAGADAISTAEQTIAMLQQEIEAYRELSGSLAFGD, encoded by the coding sequence ATGATGATGAAAACAGAAAAAGTTTGGTTTATTACCGGCGCTGGACGCGGAATGGGTGTTGACATTGCAAAGGCCGCACTTGCTGCCGGAAATAAAGTAGTTGCAACAGGGCGAAATATCGAAAAGGTAAAAAATGCGCTTGGTGACTCCGAAAATTTATTGGTGGTGAAGCTGGATATTACCAATGTGGCAGAAGCGGTAGAAGCTGTTAAATCGGCAGTTGAACGGTTTGGGCGGATAGATGTGCTGGTCAACAATGCTGCCAGTTTCTACGCAGGTTACTTTGAAGAACTATCGATAGAACAGATCGAGAAACAAATAGCGACCAGCCTTTTTGGCCCAATGAAAGTAACACGCGCTGTACTGCCAACAATGCGAAGCCAAAGATCAGGCCATATCATTACAATTTCATCTACTGCAAGCCTGGTAGGTATTCCATTTTGCACAGCCTATGCTTCATCTAAGTTTGGTACAGATGGCTGGATGAAATCCATGCAGCTGGAAATAGCGCCATTTGGTATCCACACCACCATTGTTAATCCTGGTTTTTTTCGCACCGAACTTCTTACCGATGAGTCTACGGCCTATGCGGAATCCAAGATCGAAGATTATGATGAGGGCAGAGCGCAGCAAATGCAGTTCTGGGCCAGCGCTAACGGACAGCAATCCGGCGATCCGGCTAAATTAGCCGACGCATTGATCATACTTTCCAATGAACCAGTACCTCCACTTCGCTTTATTGCCGGTGCTGATGCAATTAGTACAGCCGAGCAAACGATCGCAATGCTTCAGCAGGAGATAGAAGCCTATCGCGAACTATCAGGCTCACTGGCGTTTGGTGATTAA
- a CDS encoding AraC family transcriptional regulator, with the protein MPAASSIFINAMISGRPVPYNRRDFYKITLQFGTSRLEYADKSIMIDKPALLFSSPLVPYSWEPISEEQKGYFVLFTEDFLKETNADLALENSPLFKLGANPVYYVGPEQVTYILQIFQYMHKGFHSEYMHKFDLLRNHLHILMHEAVKMQPLTSCIEPQNASTRIASLFLELLDRQFPVDLQRTLTIRTPNQFAEQLSIHVNHLNRAVRETTGKTTTAHLNERIIAEAKALITHTDWNVAEISYSLGYEYPTYFNNFFKKQTGITPTSLRGELA; encoded by the coding sequence ATGCCGGCAGCAAGTTCAATATTTATCAATGCGATGATTTCAGGGCGGCCTGTGCCATACAACCGCAGGGATTTTTACAAGATTACGCTGCAATTCGGTACCAGTCGTTTGGAATACGCGGATAAAAGCATCATGATTGATAAACCCGCGCTTTTATTTTCCAGCCCGCTTGTCCCCTATTCGTGGGAACCGATTTCGGAAGAACAAAAAGGCTACTTCGTCCTGTTTACAGAAGATTTCCTGAAAGAAACCAATGCCGACCTGGCTCTCGAAAATTCACCTTTGTTCAAGCTGGGGGCCAATCCTGTCTATTACGTGGGCCCTGAACAGGTGACATATATATTGCAGATATTCCAGTACATGCACAAGGGGTTTCATTCGGAGTATATGCACAAATTCGATCTGCTGCGCAACCATCTGCATATACTCATGCACGAGGCAGTGAAAATGCAGCCACTTACCAGCTGTATCGAGCCTCAGAATGCCTCAACCCGGATTGCATCCCTGTTTCTGGAATTGCTTGACAGACAATTTCCTGTGGATCTCCAAAGGACACTAACCATTCGTACACCCAACCAATTTGCTGAACAGCTTTCTATTCATGTCAACCACCTGAACCGGGCAGTAAGAGAAACAACCGGCAAAACCACAACAGCGCATTTGAACGAGCGCATCATCGCCGAAGCAAAAGCGTTGATCACACATACCGACTGGAACGTAGCTGAGATCTCGTATAGCCTTGGATACGAATACCCTACTTACTTCAATAACTTTTTCAAAAAACAAACAGGTATTACACCGACTTCTCTGAGAGGAGAATTGGCTTAG
- a CDS encoding OmpA family protein: MKTFMYIIVFTILYSTIAQCQVEPGRNQQNFSISQVTMRVLDKETFKPVNAKIFIVSQKQENTVVPIFEDKIYKFKIPVTDTTTFSIYAKGYETLTESILASEINGIEAFYLTPKTNDTTELDGKLNINNVSEMSHPILRDDITSVLYFKQSSTNLSPRSKQELERVLDFTSRNEILRIELAGHTDNLGDAERNMELSVDRASVVRQYLMANNISPARIRNKAYGSTRPAAPNDSERNRRFNRRVVIRMAADN, translated from the coding sequence ATGAAGACTTTCATGTACATCATTGTTTTCACTATATTATATTCAACGATTGCACAATGCCAGGTTGAACCGGGCAGAAATCAGCAAAATTTTTCTATATCCCAGGTAACGATGCGCGTGCTCGACAAGGAAACCTTCAAACCTGTCAATGCTAAGATATTCATTGTCAGCCAAAAACAAGAAAATACGGTCGTTCCCATATTTGAAGACAAAATCTATAAATTTAAAATACCTGTCACTGACACGACAACTTTTTCCATTTATGCCAAAGGGTATGAGACGTTGACCGAATCAATATTAGCCAGTGAAATTAATGGGATCGAAGCGTTTTATCTCACGCCTAAAACAAATGACACAACTGAGCTGGATGGAAAACTAAATATTAATAACGTTTCAGAAATGTCTCATCCGATATTGCGTGATGACATTACCTCGGTTCTGTACTTCAAGCAAAGTAGTACCAATCTGTCTCCCCGATCCAAACAGGAACTGGAACGTGTTCTTGACTTTACCAGCCGAAACGAAATCCTTAGAATCGAATTAGCCGGTCACACGGATAATTTAGGTGACGCGGAGAGAAATATGGAATTATCAGTTGATCGGGCAAGTGTTGTGAGGCAGTATTTGATGGCCAATAATATTTCCCCCGCCAGAATCAGGAACAAGGCTTATGGCAGCACCCGTCCCGCTGCACCGAATGATAGTGAAAGAAACCGTAGGTTTAACAGGCGTGTGGTGATTCGGATGGCCGCGGATAATTAG
- a CDS encoding glycoside hydrolase family 43 protein has translation MKNIRLLVFFCLIFPYQSKAQEPKPVGIRKGIPLDSITLSDPYILADRKTRLYYMTGTGGKLWKSKDLKAWDGPYQITQTDPESWMGPKPMIWAAEIHQYKNKYYYFATFTNRAVKIDTVDGNVIERRASHVLVSDKPDGPYVPMNDPTYLPADKPTLDGTFWIDKDKKPYMVYCYEWLQNRNGTMEKIELKPDLSGSIGEGKLLFRASDSPWSREKDKNGNDKPNKVTDGPFLFNTKTGRLGMIWTSWIYDVYTQGVVYSKSGTLDGPWIQEKDPITPPNFGHGMLFKTFDGKLLMSVHSHKSVKGRTVRVPHLFEADLSGDKLMIGKAFLP, from the coding sequence ATGAAAAATATCCGACTTCTTGTATTCTTCTGTTTGATTTTCCCATACCAATCGAAAGCGCAGGAGCCGAAACCAGTCGGGATCAGAAAAGGCATTCCGCTGGATTCCATTACTTTGAGCGACCCTTATATTCTTGCAGATCGCAAAACACGGCTGTACTACATGACCGGGACAGGTGGAAAATTATGGAAAAGCAAAGATCTTAAAGCCTGGGACGGGCCATACCAGATTACTCAAACCGATCCTGAATCGTGGATGGGCCCAAAACCGATGATTTGGGCAGCTGAAATTCACCAATACAAAAACAAGTATTATTATTTTGCGACCTTCACCAACCGGGCAGTCAAGATTGATACTGTTGATGGAAATGTCATCGAACGCCGTGCCTCTCACGTGCTTGTAAGTGACAAGCCGGACGGCCCGTATGTTCCGATGAATGATCCGACATATTTACCTGCCGACAAGCCAACATTGGACGGAACTTTCTGGATTGACAAGGATAAAAAGCCTTATATGGTTTATTGTTATGAATGGCTGCAAAACAGGAATGGTACGATGGAAAAAATTGAACTAAAACCTGATCTGAGCGGCTCAATTGGTGAAGGTAAGCTCCTGTTTCGTGCCAGCGATTCGCCATGGAGCCGGGAAAAAGATAAAAACGGAAACGACAAACCAAATAAAGTGACCGACGGCCCTTTCCTTTTCAATACCAAAACAGGTAGATTGGGAATGATCTGGACAAGCTGGATTTATGACGTTTATACCCAGGGCGTTGTATATTCAAAAAGCGGCACCCTGGATGGGCCCTGGATTCAGGAAAAGGATCCAATCACACCTCCAAACTTCGGGCATGGTATGTTATTCAAAACTTTTGATGGTAAATTACTGATGTCCGTTCATAGCCATAAAAGCGTAAAAGGACGTACCGTTCGTGTTCCTCATTTGTTTGAAGCAGATCTTTCCGGTGATAAACTGATGATTGGGAAGGCTTTTTTGCCTTGA
- a CDS encoding DUF6090 family protein — protein MESERSENLKKYAFEFLTIFIGIFAAFALDNWKENRKDQQTEIKILTEISNGLVKDLDDININEMGHKQGLEATKFFRNLITTPQIKTSSPAFLYFNLFRDFVSVQNTSGYETLKSKGLEIIENDSLRSNIISLYEYDYNALRKLEENYSEIQFQESYFNEFNRSLAPNFTFDKKGDINGINSPIKIPENEKKILMVDLWKIEKNRRFMLQYYSVVKVKIKKLQEEIIRELKK, from the coding sequence ATGGAGAGCGAAAGATCAGAGAATTTAAAAAAATACGCATTTGAATTTTTAACAATATTTATTGGAATTTTTGCAGCATTTGCGCTTGACAACTGGAAAGAAAACAGAAAAGACCAGCAAACGGAAATCAAGATATTAACAGAAATCAGCAATGGGCTGGTAAAGGATCTCGATGACATCAATATCAACGAAATGGGGCACAAACAAGGACTTGAAGCAACTAAATTTTTTAGAAATTTAATTACTACACCCCAAATCAAAACCAGCTCTCCGGCCTTTCTTTATTTCAATTTGTTCAGGGATTTTGTTTCCGTTCAAAATACATCCGGATATGAAACCTTAAAATCAAAGGGGCTGGAAATCATAGAAAATGACTCGCTACGATCAAATATCATTTCCCTTTATGAGTATGACTACAATGCCTTACGAAAATTAGAAGAGAACTACTCTGAAATACAGTTTCAGGAAAGTTACTTCAATGAGTTTAACAGGTCTCTGGCTCCTAACTTTACATTTGATAAAAAAGGAGATATTAATGGCATTAACTCCCCTATTAAAATTCCTGAAAACGAGAAAAAAATCCTGATGGTCGATCTTTGGAAAATTGAAAAGAATCGTCGTTTTATGCTGCAATATTACTCCGTGGTTAAAGTAAAAATAAAGAAGTTGCAGGAAGAGATAATCAGGGAATTGAAAAAGTAG
- a CDS encoding AraC family transcriptional regulator, whose amino-acid sequence MAADILSKASDFNTNDLKLKGFKVYKVESGVNAVPTYNRRDFYKICLNTGKNVIQYADRGIETEGSILFFGNPHIPYSWEIVSSSYSGYACVFTEDFLKTHAPTESLQQSPLFKIGGTPIFYLDETQRSFLTTIFEKMLSEQGNEYVFKDELIRNYINLMIHEALKMQPSANFFTPKNGSSRLTSLFLELLERQFPIENPGQSLRLKTALDFANGLSVHVNHLNRSVKEITGKPTTTHISERVVNEAKALLRHTDWSISEIAYALGFEYPTYFNNYFKRITGTVPKSLRMQNV is encoded by the coding sequence ATGGCAGCTGACATTCTTTCCAAAGCATCAGACTTCAATACAAATGACCTTAAACTGAAAGGTTTTAAAGTATACAAAGTTGAAAGCGGTGTAAATGCAGTTCCAACCTACAACCGTCGCGACTTTTACAAGATCTGTCTGAATACGGGAAAAAATGTGATCCAATATGCGGACCGGGGTATTGAAACGGAAGGCAGCATCCTGTTTTTCGGAAACCCGCATATTCCTTATTCCTGGGAAATCGTATCATCATCGTACAGTGGTTATGCCTGCGTTTTCACAGAAGATTTTTTAAAAACACACGCACCAACCGAAAGCCTTCAGCAGTCTCCGTTATTTAAGATTGGGGGCACACCGATATTTTATCTGGATGAAACGCAAAGAAGTTTTCTAACTACCATATTTGAAAAAATGCTTTCAGAGCAAGGAAATGAATATGTTTTTAAAGATGAACTGATCCGGAATTATATTAACCTGATGATTCATGAAGCTTTAAAAATGCAGCCATCGGCGAATTTTTTTACACCCAAAAATGGATCGTCACGCCTAACCTCTCTTTTTCTTGAACTATTGGAACGCCAGTTTCCGATCGAAAATCCGGGACAGTCACTACGCCTAAAAACGGCGCTTGATTTCGCAAATGGTTTGTCTGTACACGTGAACCATCTCAACAGATCAGTGAAAGAGATAACCGGCAAACCCACCACAACACATATTTCAGAGCGTGTAGTGAACGAAGCAAAGGCACTTTTGAGGCATACGGACTGGAGTATTTCAGAAATTGCCTATGCGCTTGGTTTTGAATATCCAACCTATTTTAACAATTACTTCAAGCGCATAACCGGTACAGTACCCAAGTCATTAAGAATGCAAAATGTTTGA
- a CDS encoding aldo/keto reductase: MKTRKLGNSGLEVSALGMGCMNLSFGTGKAVDINEGLKVIRAGFEKGITFFDTAEAYGPLTNELLVGEALQPFRKDVIIATKFGMISDTGINSRPEHIKKVLEESLIRLRTDYIDLFYQHRVDPNVPIEDVAGALKELIEEGKIRYYGLSEAGAETIRRAHSVHPVAAVQNQYSIWTREPEDKVLPVCEELGIGFVPWAPLGTGFLTGNITADTKFDAATDLRAGFPRFTPEAIKANMPVVDMLNRIAQRKNASAVQIALSWLMAQKSWIVPIPGMDKIGYIEDNIKSADISLTVEELKEIDLEMSKIKLQGARLSEGLLAMSED; this comes from the coding sequence ATGAAAACAAGAAAATTAGGTAATTCAGGACTTGAAGTATCTGCCCTGGGTATGGGCTGTATGAATTTAAGCTTTGGTACAGGCAAGGCTGTTGATATTAATGAAGGTTTAAAAGTGATCCGCGCCGGATTTGAAAAGGGCATTACTTTTTTCGATACAGCCGAAGCTTATGGCCCTCTGACAAACGAACTGTTGGTAGGGGAGGCATTGCAGCCATTTCGCAAAGATGTTATCATCGCTACCAAATTCGGTATGATTTCAGATACCGGAATCAATAGCCGTCCGGAGCATATCAAAAAAGTGCTTGAGGAATCTTTGATCAGGTTACGCACAGATTACATCGACTTATTTTATCAACACCGGGTTGATCCGAACGTTCCGATCGAAGACGTGGCGGGTGCATTAAAAGAGTTAATCGAGGAAGGTAAAATCAGGTATTACGGATTGTCAGAAGCAGGTGCAGAAACGATTCGCCGCGCTCATTCCGTGCATCCGGTAGCAGCCGTACAGAATCAATATTCCATCTGGACAAGAGAACCTGAGGATAAAGTTTTGCCGGTTTGCGAAGAACTGGGAATAGGATTTGTGCCATGGGCGCCACTGGGAACGGGTTTTTTAACAGGGAATATTACGGCTGATACAAAATTTGATGCCGCTACCGACCTGCGTGCTGGTTTTCCAAGATTTACCCCGGAAGCGATCAAAGCTAACATGCCGGTTGTTGACATGCTGAATCGTATCGCTCAAAGAAAAAATGCATCAGCTGTGCAAATTGCTTTGTCGTGGTTAATGGCGCAAAAGTCGTGGATTGTTCCGATTCCGGGTATGGACAAGATTGGATACATTGAGGATAATATCAAATCGGCCGATATATCGCTGACTGTGGAAGAACTGAAAGAAATAGACCTTGAAATGTCAAAAATCAAATTACAGGGAGCAAGGCTGAGCGAAGGATTGCTGGCCATGTCAGAAGATTAA
- a CDS encoding aldo/keto reductase, translating to MEKRRLGNSGLEVSALGLGCMGLSFGYGPATDTQDAIKLIRTAFERGVTFFDTAEAYGPFANEELLGEALAPFRDEVVIATKFGFDGGDSKAGLNSQPESIRAFVEASLKRLKTDRIDLLYQHRVDPNVPIEEVAGTVKDLIRSGKVKYFGLSEAGAQTIRRAHAVQPVAALQSEYSLWWREPETEIIPTLEELGIGFVPFSPLGKGFLTGKIDENTTFDSTDFRNIVPRFAQDARKANQGMVDLLTKIANEKNGSGVPATPAQIALAWLLAQKPWIVPIPGTTKLHRLEENLGGASIELSPDDLGAIEEAASQITVQGARYPEALLKRVGN from the coding sequence ATGGAAAAGAGAAGGTTAGGAAATAGCGGTTTGGAAGTTTCGGCACTTGGCCTGGGTTGTATGGGATTGAGCTTCGGTTATGGGCCTGCAACGGATACACAGGATGCCATCAAACTGATCAGGACTGCATTTGAGCGCGGTGTTACATTTTTTGATACGGCCGAAGCTTATGGCCCTTTTGCAAATGAAGAATTGTTGGGAGAAGCACTTGCACCATTTCGGGATGAAGTGGTGATAGCAACGAAATTTGGCTTTGACGGCGGAGACTCAAAAGCAGGCCTGAACAGTCAGCCGGAAAGTATTAGGGCATTTGTAGAAGCATCGCTGAAACGCCTGAAAACAGATCGAATTGACCTTTTGTACCAACATCGTGTTGACCCGAATGTGCCGATTGAAGAAGTCGCGGGAACAGTGAAAGATTTGATCCGGTCTGGCAAAGTGAAATATTTCGGGCTTTCCGAAGCAGGTGCCCAAACGATCCGCCGGGCTCATGCTGTTCAGCCCGTTGCTGCTCTTCAGAGTGAATATTCTTTGTGGTGGAGAGAACCTGAAACGGAAATTATACCAACACTGGAAGAACTGGGAATTGGTTTTGTACCGTTCAGTCCCCTTGGTAAAGGTTTTCTGACAGGAAAAATCGATGAAAATACAACATTTGACAGTACAGATTTTCGCAATATAGTTCCGCGTTTTGCGCAGGATGCACGCAAAGCGAATCAGGGCATGGTTGATTTGCTTACCAAAATTGCTAATGAGAAAAACGGATCCGGAGTGCCGGCCACACCTGCACAAATTGCGCTTGCCTGGTTACTCGCTCAAAAACCATGGATCGTACCGATTCCGGGAACAACAAAACTGCATCGGTTGGAAGAGAATCTTGGAGGTGCCAGTATTGAACTGAGTCCGGATGATTTGGGTGCCATTGAAGAGGCTGCCTCTCAAATTACTGTACAAGGTGCACGTTATCCGGAGGCTTTGCTAAAGCGAGTTGGGAATTAA